One window from the genome of Hippocampus zosterae strain Florida chromosome 7, ASM2543408v3, whole genome shotgun sequence encodes:
- the kat7b gene encoding histone acetyltransferase KAT7 gives MPRRRQRHMAGSGSDGTEDSDSSAEREQTNSSESDGTRTKRQRLTRASTRLSQSSHDTTDLKQTADHDESPPLTPTGNAPSSESELDISSPNGSHDESQAKDQVSRDSDKDLSHRPKRRRCHETYNFNMKCPTPGCNSLGHLTGKHERHFAVSGCPLYHNLSADECKVKAVSREKQDDEMKGQEESNSRHATRHQTPTSKQSRYKEQVAELRKGRNSGLQKEQKEKHMEHRQTHGNTREPLLENITSDYDLELFRKAQARASEDLEKLRIQGQITEGSNMIKTILFGRYELDTWYHSPYPEEYARLGRLYVCEFCLKYMKSQTILRRHMAKCVWKHPPGDEVYRKGAISVFEVDGKKNKIYCQNLCLLAKLFLDHKTLYYDVEPFLFYVMTEADNTGCHLVGYFSKEKNSFLNYNVSCILTMPQYMRQGFGKMLIDFSYLLSKVEEKVGSPERPLSDLGLISYRSYWKEVLLRYMHNFQGKEISIKEISQETAVNPVDIVSTLQSLQMLKYWKGKHLVLKRQDLIDEWKAKEVKRGNGNKTIDPSSLKWTPPKGT, from the exons ATGCCTCGCAGACGACag AGACATATGGCAGGGAGTGGTTCTGATGGAACTGAAGATTCGGACTCTTCTGCTGAGAGAGAGCAGACCAATAGTTCAGAAAGCGATGGGACCCGGACCAAGAGACAGCGTCTCACCAGAGCCTCCACACGCCTGAGCCAGAGTTCTCACG ATACAACTGACTTAAAGCAAACTGCGGATCATGATGAATCCCCGCCACTGACACCAACAGGAAATGCGCCATCCTCCGAGTCTGAGCTGGATATTTCCAGCCCGAATGGCTCTCATGACGAGAGCCAGGCCAAAGATCAGGTCAGCCGAGACTCTGATAAGGACCTCTCCCATCGACCCAAACGTCGCAGGTGCCACGAGACGTACAACTTTAACATGAAATGCCCAACCCCCGGATGTAATTCACTGG GTCACCTCACAGGAAAGCATGAACGACACTTTGCTGTGTCAGGATGCCCTCTGTACCACAACCTGTCCGCAGATGAATGCAAG GTGAAAGCTGTCAGCCGTGAGAAGCAAGATGACGAGATGAAGGGACAGGAAGAAAGCAATTCCCGCCATGCAACCCGTCACCAG acGCCAACATCGAAGCAGAGCAGATACAAAGAGCAGGTGGCTGAACTGAGGAAGGGGAGAAACTCTGGGCTGCAGAAGGagcagaaagaaaaacacatg GAGCATCGGCAAACGCACGGCAACACCAGGGAGCCTCTGCTGGAAAACATCACCAGCGATTATGACTTGGAGCTTTTCAGGAAAGCTCAAGCTCGTGCCTCTGAGGACCTG GAGAAGCTGCGCATCCAGGGTCAGATCACGGAGGGCAGTAACATGATCAAGACCATACTGTTTGGGCGCTACGAGCTGGACACCTGGTACCACTCGCCCTATCCCGAGGAGTACGCCCGTCTGGGTCGCCTCTACGTGTGTGAATTCTGTCTCAAGTACATGAAGAGCCAGACCATCCTCAGGCGACACATG GCCAAGTGTGTGTGGAAGCATCCTCCAGGAGATGAAGTGTACAGAAAAGGCGCCATATCTGTGTTTGAAGTTGACGGCAAGAAAAACAAG ATCTACTGCCAGAACTTGTGTTTACTTGCTAAACTCTTCCTGGACCACAAGACGTTATACTACGACGTGGAACCTTTCCTCTTTTATGTCATGACTGAGGCCGACAACACAGGCTGCCATTTGGTGGGATACTTTTCCAAA GAAAAGAATTCCTTCCTCAACTACAATGTTTCTTGCATTCTGACAATGCCGCAGTACATGAGGCAGGGCTTTGGCAAGATGCTCATCGACTTCA GCTACCTCCTGTCCAAAGTGGAGGAGAAGGTGGGTTCGCCAGAGAGGCCTCTGTCGGACCTCGGCCTCATCAGCTACCGTAGCTACTGGAAGGAAGTGTTACTCCGTTACATGCACAACTTCCAAGGAAAGGAGATCTCGATCAAAG AGATTAGTCAGGAAACTGCCGTCAATCCCGTGGACATTGTGAGCACGCTACAGTCTCTTCAGATGCTCAAATACTGGAAGGGGAAGCACTTGGTGTTGAAGCGACAG GACCTGATCGATGAGTGGAAAGCAAAGGAGGTCAAGAGAGGGAACGGCAACAAAACCATTGACCCCAGCTCACTGAAATGGACCCCACCCAAGGGGACTTAA
- the ptges3l gene encoding putative protein PTGES3L yields MNKLNIVRPEESQPAHAVWFDRKKYVTINFKVQKPKDVQVHIQTDKMILCCKNDTDDVIYNELHFYEKVQIHDSRERVYDRTINVLLRKIKPDYAWPRLQKDPERPSWISVDFDNWRDWENEEEDGREEYEKYVDMIQDMATSNKGAAPDMGDLSDSD; encoded by the exons ATGAACAAACTTAACATTGTTAGACCAGAAGAGAG TCAGCCAGCACATGCGGTGTGGTTTGACAGGAAGAAATATGTCACCATTAACTTCAAGGTGCAGAAACCTAAAGATGTCCAGGTTCACATCCAGACGGACAAAATGATCTTGTG CTGCAAGAATGACACAGATGATGTGATCTACAATGAACTTCACTTTTATGAAAAAGTCCAAATCCAT GATTCGAGGGAAAGAGTTTATGACCGCACCATCAATGTCTTGCTCAGGAAAATAAAGCCTGATTATGCGTGGCCTCGTCTTCAGAAGGACCCGGAAAGG CCCAGTTGGATTTCTGTGGACTTTGATAACTGGAGGGATTGGGAGAACGAAGAAGAAGATGGAAGGGAAGAGTATGAAAAATACGTCGAT ATGATCCAGGACATGGCCACGAGTAATAAAGGAGCAGCACCAGACATGGGGGATCTTAGTGAT TCTGACTGA
- the aarsd1 gene encoding alanyl-tRNA editing protein Aarsd1, whose amino-acid sequence MAFQCQRDCYMKEFVTTVASCCPAELKQEIGGKKESVSGFTVKLQDTIFFPEGGGQPDDHGLIADIPVLRVTRQGQDAAHFVASPLEVGQEVRVKVDWERRFDHMQQHSGQHLITALAESMFGYMTTSWELGRQRSTIELDTPVVKAAQVQALEEAVNEKIRAHIPVNVKLLYNDSPELEKVRSRGLPDDHAWPIRIVDIEGVDANMCCGTHVSNLSHLQVIKLLGTEKGKKNKTNLIFLAGNRVLKYAEKSYSTERSLVALLKTGPDEHVEAVDKLQKSVKLVQKTNLNLLRDMALLIAHNFKNDPRRGNFFSLHKKEGDHEFMNIIVNEINTQETLVFLTVGEEKGPGLFLLAGPNEQVTQMGPRLLELLQGKGAGKNGRFQGKANSLARRGEVEAFLQQRCNKFNLQEE is encoded by the exons ATGGCTTTCCAATGTCAGCGGGACTGCTATATGAAAGAA TTTGTCACAACTGTAGCTTCCTGCTGTCCTGCGGAGCTCAAGCAGGAAAttggtggaaagaaagaaagtgtgAGTGGATTCACGGTCAAGCTGCAAGACACCATCTTTTTCCCCGAGGGAGGTGGCCAG CCAGATGACCACGGGCTCATCGCGGACATCCCCGTTTTGAGGGTGACCCGACAGGGCCAAGAtgccgctcactttgtggctTCGCCCCTGGAAGTTGGTCAGGAAGTGCGAGTGAAGGTGGACTGGGAGAGGAGGTTTGACCACATGCAGCAACACTCAG GACAACACCTGATCACAGCCCTGGCAGAAAGCATGTTTGGATACATGACCACATCTTG ggagctTGGACGTCAGAGAAGCACCATTGAACTGGACACCCCTGTTGTTAAAGCAGCCCAAGTACAAGCACTGGAGGAAGCTGTCAATGAGAAGATCAGAGCTCACATCCCAGTCAATGTTAAGCTACTTTATAATGACAGCCCTGAGTTGGAAAAG GTGAGGAGTCGAGGACTGCCAGACGACCACGCGTGGCCAATTCGAATTGTTGATATTGAGGGGGTCGATGCCAACATGTGTTGTGGAACGCACGTGTCGAACCTCAGTCACTTGCAG GTAATTAAGCTGCTGGGGacagaaaaaggaaagaaaaataaaaccaatctGATATTCCTGGCGGGAAACAGAGTGCTGAAATATGCAGAGAAGAGCTACAGCACCGAGCGTTCTTTGGTGGCTCTGCTCAA AACTGGCCCAGATGAACACGTTGAGGCTGTGGACAAGTTGCAAAAGTCTGTGAAGCTTGTGCAGAAA ACTAACTTGAACCTACTTCGGGACATGGCCCTTCTCATCGCTCACAACTTTAAGAATGACCCACGCAGAGGGAATTTCTTCAGTTTGCACAA AAAAGAAGGGGACCATGAGTTCATGAATATCATCGTCAATGAAATAAACACACAG GAAACTTTGGTTTTCCTAACTGTTGGGGAGGAAAAGGGGCCAGGTTTGTTTCTGCTAGCTGGACCAAACGAGCAAGTAACACAGATGGGACCACG GCTGTTAGAACTGCTTCAAGGGAAGGGAGCCGGAAAAAATGGCCGCTTCCAAGGCAAAGCCAACAGCCTGGCGCGAAGAGGGGAGGTGGAAGCTTTCTTGCAACAACGCTGCAACAAGTTTAACTTGCAAGAAGAATAA